From the genome of Acinetobacter sp. TR3:
CAAGAAGCACATGATCAATTGAGAACTAATCCCTAATTTTTCCTGAGCATCTTTACAAGCACGCTTTAAACCTGCAAGCACTGTTGCAAATTCAACCCCACGCTCAGTATGTGTTTGTGGATCGAAGAACATCTCTGTATGCACGACACGATCTTCAGCACATTTCTCAAAATATGCCCAAGCCAGATCATAAAAATCTTGTTCATACACCAGCACGTTCGCACCAGCATAATAAATATCTAAAAAAGATTGAAGATTATGAAAGTTATACGCTTGCTTTACTTCTTCAACCGATTGATAAGGAATCTGAATCTGATTACGCTGTGCAATTGCAAACATCAGTTCTGGTTCAAAAGTCCCTTCAATATGCACATGCAATTCGGCTTTGGGTAAAGCACGAATCAGCTCGACTTGATTCATATTAACTCCACGTCTAAATAAAAAAGGGTGTTGCCTGTTCGGTACACCCTCTAAAGGTTTTATCAATAACTTTTAAATGGCTTAGCCGCCAAATGCAATAAATTTAAATACCCACAGTGCAGCAATAATCCAAACCATGTAAGGAACGGTCTTTGCCTTGCCCGTAAATAACTTAACCAATGCATAACTGATAAAGCCCATTGCAATACCATCCGCAATTGAATACGTAAATGGCATAAATACAATCGTTAAAAATGCAGGCACTGCTTCTGTAATATCATCCCAATCAATATGTGTGATTCCTTGAATCATCAACACACCGATAAATAATAATGCAGGAGCTGTTGCAAAACTTGGAACAGATTGAGCTAACGGTGCCAAGAATAAGCAGCCAATAAATAAGAATGCAACGACAACAGCAGTCAAACCCGTACGACCACCCGCAGCAACACCCGATGCAGATTCAATATAAGGCGTGGTTGAAGATGTACCTAATGCTGCGCCTGCAACAATTGCTGTTGAATCAGCGAACAACGCTTTCTTCAAACGAGGTAACTTACCATCTTGTAGTAAACCTGCACGGTGCGATACACCAACTAAAGTCCCTGTACTATCAAATAAATCGACAATAAAGAAGACAAAAATCACCCCAACCATACTTGCAGTAAATAGACCTTCAAAATCCATTTGCATAAAGGTGGGTGCAATCGATGGAATCTGTCCAACAACACCTTTAAATTCATTTAAGCCTAAAGCTGTCGCTATTCCAGTCACAGCAAGAATACTAATGATGATCGCACCACGAACTTTTAACTGGTGTAAAACCACAATCATTAAAAAGCCAAATAAAGCCAGTAAAACCGTAGGTTGCTTAATATTTCCCAGACCAACTAAAGTCGCTGGATTGTCTACAATGATGCCTGCATTTTTAAGCGCAATGAGGGCAAGGAATAAACCAATACCGCCACCAATCGCAAATTTAAGCGACATAGGAATGGCATTGACAATTGCTTCACGAATTTTAAAAAAGCTGATTGCCAAAAAGACTAAACCTGAAACAAAAACAGCCGCAAGCGCCGTCTGCCAAGGTACACCCATGCCTAAACAGACCGAATAGGTAAAATACGCATTTAGGCCCATCCCCGGTGCAAGTGCGATTGGATAATTGGCAACAATCCCCATTACCAAGCAACCAATAGCAGCAGCTAAACAGGTTGCAACAAACACAGCACCATGATCCATTCCAGTTTCGGAAAGAATAAGTGGGTTTACAATAATGATGTAACACATCGTCAAAAATGTAGTTACACCCGCTAGAACTTCTGTTCTGAAGTTGGTTTTGTTCTCACTTAATTTAAATAAGCGTTCTAAAACACCAACCGAAGCATTAGGCGTTGTCATAACATAGCACCTGTTAAAATCTGAGATCTTAGGAATTGAAATCTATACACTTGCATTTCAATCTTTTTTGAATTTGCGAAATGGCATACACAACGATAAAGCAATCTCTATGCCAGCCGAATGCTTGTGACACCGACAAGATGTATAAATCTGACCCGCTATCAAAATGTAAAAAGCTGCATAACGAGATGCAGCTTTTTATTCAATGGTAAATATTTTAACAGATTCTAAGCAAAACTTGATGGCTTCAAATCAAAAAAAGCCTAGTTATCATACATCCTAGAAAGACACATACACTGAATTGCAATAATTATTGATTAATATCAATGACTATTGATTGTTCTTATACGATGACAAATGTGTATGCTTGGTATAATTAGGATTATTCTGGATCATATGCAAACTGTGTTCCGCATCATTTACAATTTTCGTAAGCTCTTGGCGTCTTTTATCTTGGGCATCTACATATGCAGCATAACCCAAAACAACAATCGAACAAACAACAAGCAATGGAAGGAATATCTTCATTATTATTATCTCTATTGTATGCTTTTCTTGAATATTAACAATAATAAACAAAAATGAGAATTAATTAACATTAAATAATCACAAATTAGAAATAATTCACAATTATATGATTGTTTATAAATTGATTTTGTACATTTTTCACCCAAATAGATCTTAAATTATTTATATTCTTAAAGCAATTCCATTTTATATAATTCAATAAGATAGATCGAAATTTAAGTATTTTTATAACATTTGTTAAAATTAAAGATGGATTATTATCAAAAATCAAATAAAAAAGCATCTTTAGTTTAACTAAAGATGCTTTTACTCATATGCGATCTAAACAAGTTTAAAACTGATAATTCAATCGAACTAGAACATTACGTGGTGTTCCAGGCATTGACTCTGAGCGCCAATAGTCTTTATTGGTTAGGTTATTTACAGCAATAGTCACATTCCATGGATCAGCACTATAGCCAATTGCAGCATCTAAACGCGTGAATCCTTGAAAATCGATAGGCTTATTATCTAAACTGCCATTTGAATATATCTTCGCATCACCGACATAAGTTGCTCCGATTTCACCATAGATTTTATCTGTAGGTAAATAACGCACGAATACGTTGCCTGTATGACGTGGTGTATTGTTCAACACCTTACCAATATTTGCGGTCTTATTGTCTTTTGTCACCTCAGTGTCCATATAGCTATAGCCTCCCCGTACAAACAAGTTATCTAAAGCACGTCCAATAAAGCTAAACTCTATCCCTTTAGACTGATGCTGTCCCCCAACAACCCATTCTTCTGGTTTGTTTACTGGATCAGGCTGGTAACGAATATTATTTTTACGGATATCATAGACCGAAAGCTGGGTATTCAATCGATCATTAAGCCAATCACTTTTTACCCCAATTTCATATTGTTCGTTATATTGTGGTTTGGCATCAAAAGCATTTAACTTGCTATCTCCAGAGACCACATTAACACTGACACGCCCACCAAAAGGTGCGAAGCTTTTGCTATAGGAAGCATAAAAACTTTGGCTCTCTATCGGTTGCCAAATAAAACCAACATTCGGACTAAAGCTTTCGCCATCGATACTACGATGATAATCCAAAGCATCACTAGTCTTCAGACGATTGGTTGTTTCGGATTGAAAATAGTCATAACGACCACCCAACATGATTTTAAAATAATCATTGAAACTTATTAAGTCCTGAACAAATAGACCATAAGCTTCATTCTGATAGTAATTATGGGTTCTAATATTTAAATCACCTGTCCCTCTAGAACTGGTTCGATCTCCTGTTAACGGGTTTACATAGCCGTATATGGCAGAACCATTTTTATTTTGGTTTGCTAAAAGTGGTTCTCGTTGCTCGTATGTCCAGTCAGCACCAACCAATACGTTGTGTTTGAGAGCACCTGTATCAAACTCTCCACGTATATCAAAAGTGTTACTGGTGGTTTTGTTATTGGTTTGCTGCCAATAATAAATTTGCGAAATTTCACCAACATGCCCCTTACATGAACCCGCATTTGCAATCACGGTATTTTCAGTAGTGCAAAGTCCTCCCAAGTAGAAATGATCAAAGTTTTGTTGAGCCTCTCGGTAGCTCACAGCCCAGTGAAAATTCCATTTTGGCGCAAATTCATAATTCAAATCAGAACGAGCAACCTGTAAAATATCATTTACATAATCGCCCTCTTGTGCGAAACCTGTTTTGATGGAAGTGCCTTGAGGAAGGGCAGAAAATGATGGACCACGATCAGGCACTCGATGTAACTTATCGTAGGTATATTGCATTGTCCAAGTGAGACCTTCATCATTTTTATAGGTAAAGCTTGGTGACAACATTTCAATTTTATTTTCAATTCCTGAACGAAAACTATCTGATTCGCCATACTCTCCTGTCAAACGTAATGCGAGGTTATCCGTTACAACTTGATTCAAATCAACAGTCGTACCATAGTTATCGTACGAACCCGTATAAATACCAACTGAGCTTTTAGAGTCAAAGTTGGCAAATTTACTGACCATATTGATCACCCCACCGCCTGAACTACGTCCATAAAGCACAGAAGATGGTCCCTTCAATATTTCAATACGCTCAATATTTGCAGTACTACGGCGAACTTGACCACTTTCACGAATACCATCACGATAGATATCGCCAGTATCTGCATTAAATCCCCGAAGATTAATACCATCTCCACGCATGTCATAACTTGTTGATACACCAGGTGTTCCCTGCAACATGACACTTAAATCATTTGCACCATAGATTTTATATTTCTGAACATCAATGGTATCAATCGTTTGAGGAATATCTTTTTTCTTTAGTCCATTTCGAGTCACACTGGCTTGATCATAATCAATGTAACTTTTGATTGGATCAAGCTCACTCATCGCTTCAATTTTAATGGTTGGCATAACCGCAGCCTGAGTATTGTTCACGTTGGCAAATAAGTACTGCGCTTGTAAGAGCATTAAGCTTAATGCACTAAATCTAAAAATAGGCTTGTGAGAGAGCGTAACATATCGAGATGTCATAAAAATTCCAAACAAAAAACAGACAAATATTAAGAAAAACTTAAAATATAAAAAACAATACAATATTAATGAAAATAATTCTTATTTTCATCATATTTTACATAAATTCTTTGCCTCAGCTTATTTAGCAGTCAATTTTTATGAAATCATGCTCTTTAATAGCGCATAACTGATTAAAAAATATTTTTTAAATCTGAGGCTTATTTAAGCTAAATTCCATTTTTCTACACAATTTTACATTAGGCTACATGCAAAATAATTTGATTCTTTTTTGGGGTATTTAAAATGAAACATCCTCTCTACTATGGAAAATTAAGCGCACTCAGTTCGGCATTACTCAGTATAAGTTCTTCAATTTTTGCTGCCGATACCAACACAACGCCTCCATCTGCCGAACCAGTAGTTCAAACTTTACCTACTCTTTCTTTTAAAGCGTCTGCAGAGCCACAAAAACAAAAAGATGATGACATCAGTGCAGTTCCAAAGACAGTGATTACCCGAGATGAAATGCTGCAATATGGCGATCAATCCGTCATGGATGCTTTACGCCGTGCGGCAGGTTTTCAACTTCCAACGCCTGGACAAGGTCCTCGCGGTGGTAGCGGTGCTTCTGGAATGCGTTTTCGTGGTGGTGCTGGCCCGATATTCTTAATCAATGGTGAACCAGTACAAGGTGGTCCTCGTGGTGGGATGTCTATTATTGACACCATTACCCCTGAAATGATTGAACGTATTGAGATTGTTAAACAACCAAGTGTTGCTCAAGCTTCAGTTGCATCATCGGCAGTGATCAATATTATTTTAAAAGAACCACTGGATAATCGTATAAGTGGTTCAGTAAAAGTAGGTTACGGTCTACGCAATAGTAATCAGCAAGAATCTGAAAATAAACAAATTAATATTCAAGCTGATGGTCGTGACAATGCATGGTCATATAGTGTATCTGCAAATCAAATGTGGATTGATAATACGTCACTCACTAAAACTGAGACGGCAACTGGAATACGTGAACAAGCACGTACTGTCAATCGCACCATGCAAATGTTTGCCCCTCGCTTGCAATATGATCTTGATGATCAACAAAAGTTAAGCGCTGAATTATTCTATCGCAATATTAAAATGGATGGGTACTCAGCAAATCAAACTCAAGATGATAAAAATGATAGCATCCGTTTAAATACACGCTATGAACGCAAAGACAAAGATCTCAGCGATAAAATCAAATTATCTGTTGAACGCCAAACAGAAACTCAACTGACACATTCACCTCAAAATACCATTTACACGGATGAAACCATTAATGAATATGGTTTAGCTTATGATGGTATGCGTAAATTAGACCCAGATCGTCAAATTAAATTTGGGGCTGATCTACGTAGTAATAATCTAGATAGTAATGTAAGCGAAAGTTTAGACGAACAACGCTATGCTTTATATGCTGAAGGAAGCTGGCATTTTACAGATCGACAAACGATTACCTTAGGTGCGCGCCAAGAATGGTTAAATCGCTCAGGTCTAGTCGATTATCAAGATCAGCATTTGAGTCCAGTACTGGCTTATCGTTTTGATCTGACCGAACAATGGTCAATTCAAACAAATCTCAGCCAAGCATTTAACACACCAAAAACCGAACGTCTCATTTCTAATGTGACTGTTTCTACAGATAGTGATGCTGGTTCATTAAACAATCCAGATCGTGGTGGAAATCCAAACTTAAAACCAGAAAAAACCCGTGCTGCTGAATCAACACTGGCATATGACTCAGCGAATGGTGGTATGAGTTTAACTGCATATCATCGCGAAATTAAAGATTACATCGAAAAGGTGATTGCCCTTGAAGGCTCTCGCTATGTTGAACGCCCACAAAACCAAAATGAAGCAACAACTTACGGCGTTGAGCTTTCTGGGCGTTATGCGTTAAAACAAACAGATGCGGGTCATTCATTTATGCTGAATGGTCAAGTATCAACCATCCGTGCCAAAGTTGAAGATGAACAACACAATCAACGTTTAGTGAGTGATGTTGCACCCTATAATGCAAGCGCAGGTTTATCTTATAACTTTAAGCCTTGGCAACTTTCTACCAGTATCAATGTGAGCTATACCCCTGAATTCACTCGCGGCTTAGATAATCAACCTTATGATCGAACCACCAATGAACGCTTTGGTGTAGATCTGAGTGCAACTAAACGCTTTACTCATGGTTGGGCAGCAAGTTTGAATCTGAACAATGTATTAAGCACGGATTATAAAGAACGATTGACCAATCAGTCTGATGGTAGTTTATATCAAGCAAGAACAAACCAAGGCATGCCTAGTTTCCAATTTTCTCTAGAGAAAAAATTCTAACTTTTCTGCCTAGACTAAGTTGATTCATGATTAACAAAAGCCAGCTATGAAAATAGCTGGTTTTTTAGATTTCAAAATAGATATTAAAAATCTAACTATGAGAATTTTCGATATTGGGAATGCTATGATCTGCATATTATTTTCTTTAATGAATAAAGGATAATATGAGAGCCGAACTCAAAGCCAAAATCCTGCAGGTCTGCGATGAAAAAATTGCAAAAAAAGGCAGTAACGTCGGACTTTCTTTTTATGCTTTCTTTGCCAATAAAAATGATGATCCTGAATGCTTAATGGAAGCTGCCCGTTGGTGGATCATTGAACATCGACTTGATCATTTTGAAAAAGCTGACAAGATTAAAGCACTGGTCTTAGCCCAATCTGATTAATCCAAAGATTTAATACACATCACGTTGATAACGCTGTTGCTGCTTAAGCAGTTCTACCTGTTCATGCCCTAGAATCTCTTTTAGTGCTTGATCAACACCGCTCGCCATGCCTTGTAAACTACCACAGACATATATCGCTGCGCCTTGTGCAATCCATGCTTGTAATTGAACCGATTGTTTTCTTAGACAATCTTGAACATAGACTTTTTCAGCTTGATCACGTGAAAAAGCATAATCCACCTGATCCAGAAAACCATGCTGCTGCCAATACCGAATCTCTGTTTGGTATAAATGATCAAACTGCTGCTGTCTTTCACCAAAAATCAGCCAATTGTTTTTATATCCCCAATGCTCACGTTGACGTAAATGTGCAACTAGACCTGCGATTCCCGTACCATTACCGATTAAAATCAGTGGTCGCTCATCATGAGCTAAATGGAAACTTGGATTATGGCGTATATTGGCTTGCAGCAATTGGTCTTGCTCTAACCCCACCGTCAACCAACCTGAACCTAGTCCTAAACCTGATTCAGTCTGTTGCTGCCTCACCACCAATTCGATTAAACCATTTTCAGGTAAGCTCGCAATCGAATACTCACGTTGAGCTAATGATTCAAACTGTGCAATCCATTCTGCGAATGAAAGCGAAGCTCTAGGCGGTAATTTTCTTAAATTTAAGCGGCGTAGTTGAGGGATGAAATCCACTGCATCTTTTTGCTGTTGTGCTGCTAAAAAATCGTGAATATCAGCCGTATTATTTTCACATTGAATTTCTAAAATATCACCTGATGACCAAACCAAATCTTGTTCAGGAATCAATTGGATTTTATAAATTGCTTCCCCAATACTGCCTCTATTCAAACATTGGCGATGAGCAAATCTTAATTCCACATGCTCTTTTTCAAGAGATAGCGCTGAAAATTGAGTGGTGGTTAATTGCTCCAGACCAAGCAACCATTGTTCTAAATCACGACTATTAAGCTGATCGACACAAACAGTCGAAAATAGAGCCTGAGCTTGCTGCTTCAATAACCATTGTTCTAGTGTTTTTCCAAACTGACAAAAATTCGCATAGCGTTGATCACCCAATGCAAGCACTGCAAAGGATAAATGCGATAAATCTAAAGATTGGGACAATATTTTATGGACAAATGACTGGGCGGCATCAGGTGCATCCCCTTCGCCATAAGTACTCACCACCCATAAAATATGTTGATGTTGGGTTAAATCAGCAATACTCAGTTCTTGAATATTTCGAATTGCAGTGTGATGATCAATTAAACGCAATTGTTCAGCCGTATGCTTTGCCCAAGATTCAGCATGACCTGATTGACTTGCATACACCACTAAATAAGCAGGATGATCTTGATTGGCTTTTTGCTTCGCATGACGTTGTTGCCATAACAACCAAACGATTATAAAAAGATGTAGACTCAATAATATTGCCAATATCACAATAATCGTCAGTACAGCTTGAGTCATCCTTTCACCTTAAATAGCAGACCAAATGAGCAGAATAATTGCCGATAAACTACATGCTGTTAAAAGCAGATGTGTCACTAAACGGGTTTTAATAGTCAGAAACAGGATATAACCTGCCAACGACAATAAAATAATGATGATTGCACTGATATCAATTAACCAATGCCAAGCTGTTCCAACGTTTTTGCCACGATGTAGATCATTTAATAGTGAAACAGGAGTAGCTGATTTTTGTGTAATTTCAACATCACCATTATCGAGCAACACCCACAAGTCGGTTGAACCTGCGGGGCTTTCGAGACGAATCATGACTTCACCATCCATCACTTCGCTACTTTTATAACGACCAATCAAAGGTTGTTTTGTACGAACATATTCCACAATACTTTGGCTTGGATTCTCTTGTTTTTGCAGAGACGCAACCAAGGTTGGCGGTAAAGTGAATGTGGTCGTTTGCTCTGCATTTTTTGATTTAAACCAATCAGGATTATTGAGAAATAAACCTGTAGCAGCAAAGAAGATCAAAACGATAAAGGCAAAGGCAGAAAGCCAACCATGCACATAACGTGCATGGCGGTAAAAATCACGGCGCTGATACAAGGGACTAGCCTCATAGATGGAGTGATGCTAAAGCTTAAGCACCACGTTGGAAATTCAATTTAACTGTACCAATTTCTGCTTGAGCAGGCAGCGTTTGTGTTGCAGCTTTTGGTGTGACATTCAACTCAATGGTTTGATAAGAATGATCACCATGCTCACGCGAAGTTTCAATATGGATAATATATTTACCTGCATTCACTATTTTACCCGCTTCATCTTTACCATCCCAAGCCAACTTATACTGTCCTGGTTGACGTGAAGGTTTTGCAACAGCATCTAAGTTTGGCATTTGACGACCATATCGACGCCACCAAACATAGTTAGAGTTAATCCACTTCTCATCTTTACCCCAGACAGCCAGTGTACGCACAATCTTTTTATCACTATCTGTTACCCAAACCGAGACATAAGGCGCACGGTAGTTGTCTACTGCGATCTTTGGAATATTCACTTCTAACTGAGCTTGATAGCCTTTTGGCCAAGCTGTTGCTGCACCATTCGCTGCAACATGACGCATCATTCCAGGTTGATTGGCATCCATTAAAGATGACCATCCTGAACTTTGATAACGTGTGCCATCAGTTGCAACAAGTTGAGCCTCATAACCGACGAGTTGTTCAATCAGTTGCATCCCCTCATGTGCAGGCATTGCAGTTAATGCGGTTGCTAATGCATCTGAATCAGCAGCACACTGTCCAACCACAACACATTGTTCAACGTTTTGAATCGGTTGTCCTGTATGTGGATTTAACAAATGCGATTGATTTGCGAGTCCACGATAGCCTTGACCACTAAAAGCCACAGCTTGATCTTTAAGGTTGAGTACTTGAGTTGGTGCAACATTATCAAAACGTTCATTCGGGTCTTGTACACCAACTTTCCAACCCGCTTGTTGAGGTGATTGCCCCCAAACACGCATATCACCGCCAATATCAATCAGAATCCCTTGTAAATGTGGTACAGCTTGTTTTGCTGCCAACAAAGCACGGTCAATCACATAACCTTTGGCATAAGCATCAGGTGCAATTTTAACTGCTGAAGGTGTTTTAATTTGTTTCGTTTCAGGATTCAGTTCAATACTTTGCGTTTGTAACTGACGCAGTAATGATTCTTGAGTATTGTCATCCAAGCGTTGGACTTGATTGCTTTGTTCCCACAACTGAATCAACTGCCCTAAACGCGCATCAAAACCACCACATGTTGCACTGCGCCATTGCTCACAAGCCGCAACAACCTCATAAAGTTCAGATGAAGCAGAAATTTGGTGTTCACGATTTAATTGGCTAATTTCACTATCAGCACGCCAAACTGAAAGAATTTGATCAAGTCGAGCAATTTCTGTCTGAATCGCTTGTAATGCCTTTTCTGCATCTTGTTGCTGAGATGTAGTGACCACAACATCTAAAGATGTACCTAGCACATGATCTTGATGAAAACGATAACTTGGTGCTTGAGCTGACTCAGATAACTGTTGTATTGCATTTTCACTGAGACTCGGCTCATTTGCTTGAGTCGCCGTGATTGGTGACATGAATACAGCCAACGCTGCCATCAACGGTGATAAACGAAAGAGTATCTGTACTGGACGAGAAAGTTGTTGAGTTGATGACATACTAGGGTTCCATTCTCCAAGATTTACCTAAAATCTATTGATCAATAGATTCAAAATAATGCTCTTAACTTTATCTTAATGCTCATCTTGTTTTCAGCAAAATTTTGGCAGAATGAATGACTATATTACTAAATAAAATCAATGACATTAATCAAAATTAGGCTTCACATAAGCGAGGGAAATATTCTTTTAATTGCCAATCCAAGTGTTTCAGCTTGACGATTAAAAATTTATCGAAATAATATTGCAATTGATACTCGTTATCAAGTAGATTGTCACAAATCTTGTGCGTTTTGCTTATTTATCTTTTAAGGAATTCTTCATGCGTCATTTGGTTACGATTGCATTACTTTCTGCATTACCAACATTAAGTTTTGCCCATACTGCTAGCCCTTTTTTATTGCCAGAAGTATTTGATAGTAAGTCAGACAATGTTAGTTTCCAAAGTAGTATCACTGTAGAAAAATTCTTTGTTCCAAGCAG
Proteins encoded in this window:
- a CDS encoding sulfite reductase subunit alpha, which translates into the protein MTQAVLTIIVILAILLSLHLFIIVWLLWQQRHAKQKANQDHPAYLVVYASQSGHAESWAKHTAEQLRLIDHHTAIRNIQELSIADLTQHQHILWVVSTYGEGDAPDAAQSFVHKILSQSLDLSHLSFAVLALGDQRYANFCQFGKTLEQWLLKQQAQALFSTVCVDQLNSRDLEQWLLGLEQLTTTQFSALSLEKEHVELRFAHRQCLNRGSIGEAIYKIQLIPEQDLVWSSGDILEIQCENNTADIHDFLAAQQQKDAVDFIPQLRRLNLRKLPPRASLSFAEWIAQFESLAQREYSIASLPENGLIELVVRQQQTESGLGLGSGWLTVGLEQDQLLQANIRHNPSFHLAHDERPLILIGNGTGIAGLVAHLRQREHWGYKNNWLIFGERQQQFDHLYQTEIRYWQQHGFLDQVDYAFSRDQAEKVYVQDCLRKQSVQLQAWIAQGAAIYVCGSLQGMASGVDQALKEILGHEQVELLKQQQRYQRDVY
- a CDS encoding NCS2 family permease — translated: MTTPNASVGVLERLFKLSENKTNFRTEVLAGVTTFLTMCYIIIVNPLILSETGMDHGAVFVATCLAAAIGCLVMGIVANYPIALAPGMGLNAYFTYSVCLGMGVPWQTALAAVFVSGLVFLAISFFKIREAIVNAIPMSLKFAIGGGIGLFLALIALKNAGIIVDNPATLVGLGNIKQPTVLLALFGFLMIVVLHQLKVRGAIIISILAVTGIATALGLNEFKGVVGQIPSIAPTFMQMDFEGLFTASMVGVIFVFFIVDLFDSTGTLVGVSHRAGLLQDGKLPRLKKALFADSTAIVAGAALGTSSTTPYIESASGVAAGGRTGLTAVVVAFLFIGCLFLAPLAQSVPSFATAPALLFIGVLMIQGITHIDWDDITEAVPAFLTIVFMPFTYSIADGIAMGFISYALVKLFTGKAKTVPYMVWIIAALWVFKFIAFGG
- a CDS encoding DUF6500 family protein, which encodes MRAELKAKILQVCDEKIAKKGSNVGLSFYAFFANKNDDPECLMEAARWWIIEHRLDHFEKADKIKALVLAQSD
- a CDS encoding PepSY-associated TM helix domain-containing protein, which gives rise to MYQRRDFYRHARYVHGWLSAFAFIVLIFFAATGLFLNNPDWFKSKNAEQTTTFTLPPTLVASLQKQENPSQSIVEYVRTKQPLIGRYKSSEVMDGEVMIRLESPAGSTDLWVLLDNGDVEITQKSATPVSLLNDLHRGKNVGTAWHWLIDISAIIIILLSLAGYILFLTIKTRLVTHLLLTACSLSAIILLIWSAI
- a CDS encoding TonB-dependent receptor plug domain-containing protein, with translation MKHPLYYGKLSALSSALLSISSSIFAADTNTTPPSAEPVVQTLPTLSFKASAEPQKQKDDDISAVPKTVITRDEMLQYGDQSVMDALRRAAGFQLPTPGQGPRGGSGASGMRFRGGAGPIFLINGEPVQGGPRGGMSIIDTITPEMIERIEIVKQPSVAQASVASSAVINIILKEPLDNRISGSVKVGYGLRNSNQQESENKQINIQADGRDNAWSYSVSANQMWIDNTSLTKTETATGIREQARTVNRTMQMFAPRLQYDLDDQQKLSAELFYRNIKMDGYSANQTQDDKNDSIRLNTRYERKDKDLSDKIKLSVERQTETQLTHSPQNTIYTDETINEYGLAYDGMRKLDPDRQIKFGADLRSNNLDSNVSESLDEQRYALYAEGSWHFTDRQTITLGARQEWLNRSGLVDYQDQHLSPVLAYRFDLTEQWSIQTNLSQAFNTPKTERLISNVTVSTDSDAGSLNNPDRGGNPNLKPEKTRAAESTLAYDSANGGMSLTAYHREIKDYIEKVIALEGSRYVERPQNQNEATTYGVELSGRYALKQTDAGHSFMLNGQVSTIRAKVEDEQHNQRLVSDVAPYNASAGLSYNFKPWQLSTSINVSYTPEFTRGLDNQPYDRTTNERFGVDLSATKRFTHGWAASLNLNNVLSTDYKERLTNQSDGSLYQARTNQGMPSFQFSLEKKF
- a CDS encoding TonB-dependent receptor; its protein translation is MTSRYVTLSHKPIFRFSALSLMLLQAQYLFANVNNTQAAVMPTIKIEAMSELDPIKSYIDYDQASVTRNGLKKKDIPQTIDTIDVQKYKIYGANDLSVMLQGTPGVSTSYDMRGDGINLRGFNADTGDIYRDGIRESGQVRRSTANIERIEILKGPSSVLYGRSSGGGVINMVSKFANFDSKSSVGIYTGSYDNYGTTVDLNQVVTDNLALRLTGEYGESDSFRSGIENKIEMLSPSFTYKNDEGLTWTMQYTYDKLHRVPDRGPSFSALPQGTSIKTGFAQEGDYVNDILQVARSDLNYEFAPKWNFHWAVSYREAQQNFDHFYLGGLCTTENTVIANAGSCKGHVGEISQIYYWQQTNNKTTSNTFDIRGEFDTGALKHNVLVGADWTYEQREPLLANQNKNGSAIYGYVNPLTGDRTSSRGTGDLNIRTHNYYQNEAYGLFVQDLISFNDYFKIMLGGRYDYFQSETTNRLKTSDALDYHRSIDGESFSPNVGFIWQPIESQSFYASYSKSFAPFGGRVSVNVVSGDSKLNAFDAKPQYNEQYEIGVKSDWLNDRLNTQLSVYDIRKNNIRYQPDPVNKPEEWVVGGQHQSKGIEFSFIGRALDNLFVRGGYSYMDTEVTKDNKTANIGKVLNNTPRHTGNVFVRYLPTDKIYGEIGATYVGDAKIYSNGSLDNKPIDFQGFTRLDAAIGYSADPWNVTIAVNNLTNKDYWRSESMPGTPRNVLVRLNYQF
- a CDS encoding DUF2271 domain-containing protein — protein: MSSTQQLSRPVQILFRLSPLMAALAVFMSPITATQANEPSLSENAIQQLSESAQAPSYRFHQDHVLGTSLDVVVTTSQQQDAEKALQAIQTEIARLDQILSVWRADSEISQLNREHQISASSELYEVVAACEQWRSATCGGFDARLGQLIQLWEQSNQVQRLDDNTQESLLRQLQTQSIELNPETKQIKTPSAVKIAPDAYAKGYVIDRALLAAKQAVPHLQGILIDIGGDMRVWGQSPQQAGWKVGVQDPNERFDNVAPTQVLNLKDQAVAFSGQGYRGLANQSHLLNPHTGQPIQNVEQCVVVGQCAADSDALATALTAMPAHEGMQLIEQLVGYEAQLVATDGTRYQSSGWSSLMDANQPGMMRHVAANGAATAWPKGYQAQLEVNIPKIAVDNYRAPYVSVWVTDSDKKIVRTLAVWGKDEKWINSNYVWWRRYGRQMPNLDAVAKPSRQPGQYKLAWDGKDEAGKIVNAGKYIIHIETSREHGDHSYQTIELNVTPKAATQTLPAQAEIGTVKLNFQRGA